TTAACACTATTAAAAAAAAGAGATACGTAAAGATTTTTTTTCTAATAATATTTTTAATAATTCTCCCTATAAAGACTTATGGAAATGAAGCTTTTATGGGGGATAAAGATACCAATAATTTAAAGAGAGATGAGGTACTAAAAAAAGCATACGAAGAAGAAATGGAAGAAGTGAACGGAGTTTATAATCATATAACTAATATGAAAAGTGATTATGAAATATTAAAAGATATAGAACCAAAGGAATTTGTTAAGAGCATATTAAAAGATGGGAAAGGTGATTTAAATAGAGACAAGATAATAAAAAATTTAAAGAGGGTGATATTTAAAGAAGTAAGTTCTACATTTAAACTCATGGGGATGCTCATTATAATATGTATAGTTTGTTCTATGCTTAAAAATTTAGAAGATGCATTTTCCAATAATAGTATATCTTCTGTAGCATATTTTGCTTGTCTTTCTACTATGATAATTATAATTGCAAAAAGTTTTTATATAGGCATAGATGTAGTTAAAAGCTCTATAGAAAGCATAAGTGGTTTTATGTATTCTATTATACCTGTACTTATGACACTTTTAGCAGGAATGGGAGGAGTTACTCAAGCAGCTTTTCTAGATCCTATAATTATATTTATCTTAAACATGGGAATTACAATAATATCTAACATAATAATACCTCTTATAATAATGAGTTTTGTACTAAACTTTGTAAATAATATATCTGAAGAATACAAAGTAAGCAATCTAAGCTCCTTAATTAAAAATTCTGTATTATGGATACAAGGCATAGTAATGACGGTATTTGTGGCTCTTTTGACTATAAGGAGTATTATGGCTAAAACTATGGATGAAGTTACTATAAAAACAGCAAAGTTTACTGTAGATACAGTAATACCTGTAGTAGGAAAATCTTTATCTGATGCTATATCCACTGTAGCTGGATATTCACTACTTATAAAAAATGCAATAGGTACCTTAGGTTTGATTATTCTTGTATTAATAATTATAACTCCCATTATAAAAGTATTTATAATGGCAATGCTGTACAAGCTTACAGGGGCTTTAATACAACCTATAAGTGATAAAAAAGTTGTAAATTGCATCACATCAGCAGGAGACTCTTTAATACTTATAATGTCCAGTTTAATATGTGTTTCGGTTATGTGCTTTATTATGATAGCTATAGTAACTGCCACAGGAAGTAGCATTATATCTGTTTAAGGAGAAGATAAAATGATAAATATGATTAAAGATTGGATAATTAATTTAAGTACCATAATAATATTTATAACTTCAGTAGAAATGATACTTCCAAATAACTCAATAAAAAAATATGCAAAATATGTTCTAGGTTTTTTAGTATTATTAGCTATATTAAATCCACTTTTAAAGATAATGGATAGAGGGTTTAATTCAACAGATTATAGTATTAAAGCTGAAGATTATATTAAGTCTAATTCCTATGAAAAGGACGTGGAAAAATATAAAAAAAAGAATTTAGAAAGAACTCTACAAAATTTTAGAGAAAACTTAGCTTTAGAATGCCAGAGCATATTATCTAAACATTATAATAAAGAGAATTTTGATATAAATGTTATAGCTCTAATAAATGAGAAGGATAACAAGATAGATTTAAAAGAAATTAGGGTTGGAATTTCAAGTGGTAAGATTAAAAAAATAAAGCCTGTAAATGTAAGTAATCATAAAGAAGAAGCTGCTAAAATAGAAAATTTAGATGATAAAAAAACTAAGGATATTCAAACAATAATTCAAAAAGAGTTTGGGTTTGAGAAAGATAAAATATCGGTATATAGCCTAGATAAATAGGAGGATAGCATTATGGAAGATTTAATGGAAAAAATCAAAAAAAAGTTTAAAGATATATTAAATAATGAGAGCAAGGAAAGAAAGGAGGATACTAAAAGTAAAATTAAGAAAAATAGCTATGGAAATTTAATTATTTTAGTTCTAATTGGCAGCCTTTTTGTTATAGGTGGTAATCTTCTATCTAAACAAAGCAAGAATATAGCTGTTATGAATAGGGTAAAAGAGGATGACAAAACACAAAAAGAAAGTGAAACTAGCATAAGAACTAGTGGGGATTACAAAAGTGAAATAGATTTAAAAGAATATAGTGAAAATTTAAATAATAAGTTAAAGAATATATTAGGATTAATAGATGGAGTAGGAAAAGTAGATAGTTTAATTTATTTTGATGGTGGAGAAGAATATGTTCCCGCAACTAATATTAATAATTCCATAAGTAAGACAGAAGAAACAGATACTAGCGGAGGGAAAAGGAAAATTGACCAGAATAACGATGGAAAAACTATTGTTACCTTCAATGATGGAAATAGTACTAAGCCTCTAATTAAAAATAAGAAGAATCCTAAAATTACAGGAGTTTGTATAGTTGCTGAAGGTGCTGATAATAAAGTTACAGAACTAAGAATTGTAGAAGCTGTTGTTAACCTTTTTAATTTACCTGATAAAAAAGTTCAGGTATATCCAATGAAAAGATAGCATATAAATATTGTAGAAAGTTAAAATTTGGGGGGAATTAGATATGAATAGAAAACAATCAGTAATTATAGTGGGATTATTAGCTTTAGTTGCTTTTACAGGATATCTTGCAATTCAACTAAATAGTCCTATCTACGATGCTAATGCACCTTTGGATGACAAAAGTGCAGTTACTATGAAAGAGACTAAGGCATCTGGAGGAGGATTCTTTGTAGAACAAAGATTAACTCGTGATAGAAGTAAAGCTACAGCATATCAAACATTACAAAATTTAATTGATGATGAAAATGCGCCAAAGGAAGAAAGAGAGAAAGCATCAGATCAATATAGAACTTTAGCTTTAACATCTGAAAGAGAAGTAGATTTAGAATCAAAATTAAAAGGAAAAGGTTTTGAAGATGTAATATGCTTTATCGATGGAAACAAGGTAAAGGTATTTATAAAATCTAGTAAAGAACTAAACGAATCTCAAATTAAATTAATCAAAGATGAAGTCTTAAGCAGTACAAAAATTAAAGATGTAGAAATTACAGTAAAAAAATAAGTGGGAAATCATTTGTAAAATATATTCATATTTGATATAATGAACATAAAACATAGTTACCTAAGTATATCCAAGGGGGTACGAAAATGTCAGAAAACATTTATAATGACGAAGAAAAAGGAATAGTTAAAATTTCTGATGAAGTTGTAGGAGTGATAGCTGGATTGGCAGCGGCAGAAATTAAAGGTATAGTTGGAATGAGCTCCGGTATAGTTGGAGGATTTACAGAAATCCTAAGTGGCAAAAAAAACTTTTCAAAGGGTGTAAGAGTTAATTTAGCTGAAGATAATTCTTCTATAGATTTATTCGTAGTGGTTGAATATGGAATTAAAATTCATGAAGTTGCAAAGTCTGCTCAAGAGAATGTGAAAAAAGCAGTAGAATCTATGACAGGATTACAAGTTGATTCAGTAAATGTATTTGTTCAAAATGTAGAACTTCCTAAAAGAGAA
The nucleotide sequence above comes from Hathewaya histolytica. Encoded proteins:
- the spoIIIAE gene encoding stage III sporulation protein AE → MINTIKKKRYVKIFFLIIFLIILPIKTYGNEAFMGDKDTNNLKRDEVLKKAYEEEMEEVNGVYNHITNMKSDYEILKDIEPKEFVKSILKDGKGDLNRDKIIKNLKRVIFKEVSSTFKLMGMLIIICIVCSMLKNLEDAFSNNSISSVAYFACLSTMIIIIAKSFYIGIDVVKSSIESISGFMYSIIPVLMTLLAGMGGVTQAAFLDPIIIFILNMGITIISNIIIPLIIMSFVLNFVNNISEEYKVSNLSSLIKNSVLWIQGIVMTVFVALLTIRSIMAKTMDEVTIKTAKFTVDTVIPVVGKSLSDAISTVAGYSLLIKNAIGTLGLIILVLIIITPIIKVFIMAMLYKLTGALIQPISDKKVVNCITSAGDSLILIMSSLICVSVMCFIMIAIVTATGSSIISV
- the spoIIIAF gene encoding stage III sporulation protein AF; translation: MINMIKDWIINLSTIIIFITSVEMILPNNSIKKYAKYVLGFLVLLAILNPLLKIMDRGFNSTDYSIKAEDYIKSNSYEKDVEKYKKKNLERTLQNFRENLALECQSILSKHYNKENFDINVIALINEKDNKIDLKEIRVGISSGKIKKIKPVNVSNHKEEAAKIENLDDKKTKDIQTIIQKEFGFEKDKISVYSLDK
- the spoIIIAG gene encoding stage III sporulation protein AG: MEDLMEKIKKKFKDILNNESKERKEDTKSKIKKNSYGNLIILVLIGSLFVIGGNLLSKQSKNIAVMNRVKEDDKTQKESETSIRTSGDYKSEIDLKEYSENLNNKLKNILGLIDGVGKVDSLIYFDGGEEYVPATNINNSISKTEETDTSGGKRKIDQNNDGKTIVTFNDGNSTKPLIKNKKNPKITGVCIVAEGADNKVTELRIVEAVVNLFNLPDKKVQVYPMKR
- a CDS encoding SpoIIIAH-like family protein; translation: MNRKQSVIIVGLLALVAFTGYLAIQLNSPIYDANAPLDDKSAVTMKETKASGGGFFVEQRLTRDRSKATAYQTLQNLIDDENAPKEEREKASDQYRTLALTSEREVDLESKLKGKGFEDVICFIDGNKVKVFIKSSKELNESQIKLIKDEVLSSTKIKDVEITVKK
- a CDS encoding Asp23/Gls24 family envelope stress response protein, whose protein sequence is MSENIYNDEEKGIVKISDEVVGVIAGLAAAEIKGIVGMSSGIVGGFTEILSGKKNFSKGVRVNLAEDNSSIDLFVVVEYGIKIHEVAKSAQENVKKAVESMTGLQVDSVNVFVQNVELPKREEELLEE